The Chengkuizengella sediminis genome segment TTTTTGAATCGCTAAATATTCCTGTACGCCTTTCATTTCTTCAATAATTGTGACTGTTGTGCCCATTTGTCTTAAGTTATAACGCAATAAATTAGATACAGACGTAATGAGATCACTTGTTTCATATGCTTCCTCTAAATAAGCTTTTTTCGATAGTGTGTTTAAGGTATTAAACAAAAAATGAGGATTGATCTGACTCTGTAGACTTTTGAGTTCACTTTCCTTTAATAATAATTTATGTTCATTCAAATCACGCTCAATTTGAGCCTTTTCCTTCATTTCACCGATTAATTTTTTAATATCAATGCGCATACGTTCAAACATATTAGCCAAAAACCCAATTTCATCATTGCTCTTGATATTGATTTGCCGGTCAAACTTGCCCCTTGATATCTCTTTTACTGCCAGTGTTAATTTAAGAATAGGACGGGTGATACTACCCGTGAATAAATAGGAAAATAACAACAAAAAGAATGAAGCCATCAACAAAATCCAAAAGCCCATTTTTTCCAGATTAGTACTTTGTTGAATAATGGAACGATAAAATTGATGATATGTTTTTAATTCATGATTTAAAATGGTTAATGTCATCTCTGCGATATAATCTGATATTTTTGTCGCTTGATCCAAATGAGATGTAGCCAATTCATAACGGTCACTATGAAAAGAAACCAAGGCTAACTCCGTTAATTCTAGTTGGCTTTTAATCATATTTTCGTAATTAATTAAATCCATATAATTATCGGTATTTCGCAATGAATTCAATTGAACAGATGTAGTTTGTAATTCCAACTTTTTATTTTCGTATGATGTAAGATGTTCATCAGATGTTTCTAATATGTACTCATGTAATGTAGCAATTAAGTTTTCACTAAGGTTGGATACTTGATTCATTAGCAAATATCTATGTAATATTTGATTATATTGCTCAATCGTTTTTTGATTATGATAACTCATAAATAACCAAATACCTAACATCATGATCCATATAAATAAAGACAGCAGTATGATTTTTTTTTGAATGGTATTCATAGATCAAACTCCGTTATGACTTTACTAGGCGTATAGTGGTATTTTTCAAGTGGTATTTCTTTACCTTCTAACCATTTTAGCATCATCACCATACTAGTAACCCCAATTTCTTTTGGATGATGTTCAATTGTCGCCTGAATAATTCCTTCTCTTAACAACTCTTTTATTTCTGAATTATCATCAAAAGCGTATATCTTATAATTTTCAATTCTTGATCTCGTTTTAATCGTATTCACAATTTGACTCGCTGCATTCGCATTTAAGGCAACGATATGTTTACAATTAGGATTCTCATTTAATAAAGAGACAGATTCTTGAAGTGAAGATTCTAACGTATCGCTAAAAATATAAGAATTCCCCAATTTAATCTCATCATCTGTTAATAAGGTATCCATCACGCCTCTTTGTCTCATTTCTTGCAAGTTGATGGAATCTTCTCCAGCCAGAAAGCATACATTAGCTGGCGATTGGATTGTTTTTTGTATATACTCTGCAATTTTTATCCCTTCTTGATAATGATCTACCCCTACATAAGTTCTCCTTAGACTATTTGGTGCATCAGAATCAATAGTAATTACAGGTATCCCTTTAATTGATGCTTGATTCACGACCTCAATAAAATCAGGATGATCAATACCTTGTACGAGAATTCCATCTACTTTAGACGCGATAGCAATTTCAATTTGTTTGATGATTTCACTTTGGTTCGTTCGGTAAGTTCCCCATATATTCAAATCGGTATTATTGTTTTCTGCAATAAATTTTGCTCCGTCAACAAGCTCATCCCAGGAAGCACTTCCTAAATGATCCGAGATTAAAACAATTCTATATTTATTAAAAGTGGTTTCATCCGGATCCAGATATAAGATTGAATTATCGCTATACATATTAATAATATAGTAAGCGGATACAATCATGGTTAGGATACAACCAATGGATAGAGCAACGATAATCAATTTTCTCATTTTAAATTTACCTTTCAAATAGTACTGTCAAAATGATGCTGTTACACTTTATTGTAACACATCGTTCACACAGCATGAATGAATACAAAAAAACGACTTTACTCGAATTTTGTTTAAAAATAAGATATACTTTTTGTTAGTGCGTGTTCAAAAAGTTCAGTTTTCAGCACCGAGAAGATTGTGCAAACAGAAGCAAGGTTTTCGGGATCCCCTAAAAGTAGGACTATACTCCAAAGGATTTCTTCACTTTTTGGGGTAAAGCAAGTGTAGTTATTGTTACATGAGCACCGGACTTCAAATATGAGTGCAATATTCGATGTCGAAATCACTCCCTCGAGCCACTTCGTGATCACTACTGAAAACCAGTCACTTCCATGTGACTAATGTAGTACCAGCACGTCCTGTGCTGGCAAAAGGGGACTTTTTGAATAACCTTTATTAGTATGTGTAATTTTATGAGGTGAAATTAATATGTCAACAGGTTTCTCATGGTTTATTTTTATATGGGTCTTTATATTAATCAGTTTCATGTCAATTGGTGGATACTTCATGTTTAGAAAATTTTTGAAAGTACTGCCTCAAGCTGATGGTAAATCTAAATTAGACTGGCAAAATCATTATGTAGAAAAAAGCAGACATTTATGGACAGATGAATCAAAAGAATTTTTAGAACTGTTAGTCTCACCTGTTCCAACTGCATTTCGTGATATAGCCAAACATTCAATTGCCGCAAAAATTGGACAAGTTACATTAGAAAACAATGCTTCAGAAGTGACTCGTGACCATTGTGTGCAAGGATATATATTAGCAACACCAAGAAGAGATTATAAAAGTTTAATTTCATTTTTAGAGAAAAATGAAATTGATTATTCCCCTTATAAACACTTGCTGAAAAAAGCATAATGAAACAAGCCATAGTAGCTTTGTATTTCAACTTCTTCAGTTCCATCTGAAGAAGTTTTTTATACTTTAAGATTCCTCTGTCTTTACCTTTTATGCTATCCGCGAGTAGTTTTCTTTATTTGGAATATAAAAATGAAAGATTAACATAAACATGATATAAGATTGTAAAAACGAATGTGGAAGGAAGGATTGCCATGGCAAAATCTAAACGTGGAAGAGCTTTGTGGAAATTACCAGCAAGAAGCAGAGGAACCTGCCCTATTTGTAATGCAACTCGTATCAAACTACTTTACGATGTTGTTAATGAGGAAGGTGAAAACTTGAAAGTTTGTAAAAGATGCCAAAAACAAAAAATATAAATCTCAACTAAATTATTTATATGAAGCAGATGATAATTTCAAATCAAAATTGCCATAATAAAAATACTTCATAAAGCAAAGAGTAATTGTGAGTTTAAACTGACCATAGGGAGATAATACGCAATGGCAAAAACAAACCGAAGCAAAGATAATGAATTTAAAATGAAAAAAGAGAATCCTAAACCACACGGTAAGGTTGAATCCTTTGATGAAATTTGGGAAGAACAGAAGGAAGGAAAGTCAAAAACGTAGTTATTTCCAAGAACATGATTAATAAAAACCTCTTCAATTCAATGCGATTGAAGAGATTTTTTGTTTGAACCGATAGTTTTTTTACATTGTTGATCACTATCACTCTACCCCAAGTGTTATTTTTAAATAATCCATAAACAAAGCGGACTGTTGTTTCAATTTCAAATCTTCTTTCGGCAATATGGAATGATCTAAAGCTAACCCATCTATGAACGCAATGATGGATCTAGCAATGACATCACTATCAAACTTAGTGCTGAATTCACCTTTTTGTTGTCCTTGCTTTATAATATCAGCATATATTTTAAATCCATTATAATAACGAGTCTTACCGTATTCTCTTCTGCGTTTATCATTTCTCCCCGTGATGAAAAACTCTAGTTTTGAAGGTGCAAGAGGATCCATTTCATCATTTGGTTGTCGTTCCTCGCCATATATCGTTTCTAATAACAAATCCCAATGAGAATGAACGTTTTCTCTCAAAACTTCCGCCAGTTCAATTAAATACAACTGTATATCTTCTTCAAGTATGGTTTCAAATACATCTTCCTTGTTTGAAAAATACTGGTATAAACCACCTCTACTCACATTCGCTGCATCCATGATATGTTTCATCGTCGTATGTTCATAACCATGCTCTATGAAAACATCCTTTGCTGCATTCAATATGTTAGCTCGTCGCTGCTCCTTGTGTTCCTTGCTGACTTTCGGAGACATCTATTTTCCCTCGCTCTATTTTGCTTTTTAAAGTATATCCAATGATCGATATCAAGATCAAAAGTGACCCTGTTATAATAAATGTTGGGATGACCCCTATAACAGTAGCAAGCCAGCCACCTAATAATGGACCAATGATTGTCGCGGTCGTTGTCACACTATTAATGACACCAAACACTCTCCCTGTCATTTGTACAGGAGTATCAGTTTGTACGGCAGCCTGAAAAGGGATAAAAACTAGTCCAGCGGCAAAACCCGCAACTAACCCTAATATCGGTCCCCATAATGTAGATAATGATAAATCTACACTTGTTAATACTGCCATCATACCAAAACCTACTCCTATCCCGCAAACTCCAATAAACATTAATTGAAGAGGATTATAATCCGTTTTCTTAGCTAAAATCAGTCCTGAGAAAAACATGCCAAGCCCGGCAGCCGTGACGATATAACCAAACAAATCAGGAGAAACATTGGAAAGTTCCCTAATTAAAACAATAATTTGTGCATCTGATAACTGTAAAATTAGAAGGCTTATTCCTAAAACCATCATACCAACTAATAAGAAATAATTTCCCTTTATAAACGTCAATCCTTCAATAAACTCTTCTTTAAATGATCTTTTTTTATGCTCTTCTAGGTCTATTTTTTCTTCTAAATTATTCATACCTTTAGGTAGGGCTAATATGAGTAAAGCCGATATCATAAAAGTAGCTGAGTCAATAAAAAACACTAGTTTAGTACCAAATGCAGCAACCAATAGTCCACTTAATAATGGACCTAGTACCTTAGTA includes the following:
- a CDS encoding TetR/AcrR family transcriptional regulator, yielding MSPKVSKEHKEQRRANILNAAKDVFIEHGYEHTTMKHIMDAANVSRGGLYQYFSNKEDVFETILEEDIQLYLIELAEVLRENVHSHWDLLLETIYGEERQPNDEMDPLAPSKLEFFITGRNDKRRREYGKTRYYNGFKIYADIIKQGQQKGEFSTKFDSDVIARSIIAFIDGLALDHSILPKEDLKLKQQSALFMDYLKITLGVE
- a CDS encoding sugar ABC transporter substrate-binding protein, which produces MRKLIIVALSIGCILTMIVSAYYIINMYSDNSILYLDPDETTFNKYRIVLISDHLGSASWDELVDGAKFIAENNNTDLNIWGTYRTNQSEIIKQIEIAIASKVDGILVQGIDHPDFIEVVNQASIKGIPVITIDSDAPNSLRRTYVGVDHYQEGIKIAEYIQKTIQSPANVCFLAGEDSINLQEMRQRGVMDTLLTDDEIKLGNSYIFSDTLESSLQESVSLLNENPNCKHIVALNANAASQIVNTIKTRSRIENYKIYAFDDNSEIKELLREGIIQATIEHHPKEIGVTSMVMMLKWLEGKEIPLEKYHYTPSKVITEFDL
- a CDS encoding DUF2621 domain-containing protein gives rise to the protein MSTGFSWFIFIWVFILISFMSIGGYFMFRKFLKVLPQADGKSKLDWQNHYVEKSRHLWTDESKEFLELLVSPVPTAFRDIAKHSIAAKIGQVTLENNASEVTRDHCVQGYILATPRRDYKSLISFLEKNEIDYSPYKHLLKKA
- a CDS encoding sensor histidine kinase, with the translated sequence MNTIQKKIILLSLFIWIMMLGIWLFMSYHNQKTIEQYNQILHRYLLMNQVSNLSENLIATLHEYILETSDEHLTSYENKKLELQTTSVQLNSLRNTDNYMDLINYENMIKSQLELTELALVSFHSDRYELATSHLDQATKISDYIAEMTLTILNHELKTYHQFYRSIIQQSTNLEKMGFWILLMASFFLLLFSYLFTGSITRPILKLTLAVKEISRGKFDRQINIKSNDEIGFLANMFERMRIDIKKLIGEMKEKAQIERDLNEHKLLLKESELKSLQSQINPHFLFNTLNTLSKKAYLEEAYETSDLITSVSNLLRYNLRQMGTTVTIIEEMKGVQEYLAIQKARFFDRVQYDIDIDGKCFSFEIPSLTIQPFVENAFIHAIEPSEEGGEIHINIKDQPEHVLICIEDIGKGMSQEKVNTILKGEASNHYEGHSTGIGTSNVINRLRLHYGVHDVIQISSVPEKGTKITLQLPKRRKEINE
- a CDS encoding MFS transporter, which encodes MDKHLGKNKGFITLMVAQLISSLGDWLSIVAIITLVGLKWEASPMEISFIILSLAVPMALLGPFAGTIADRFNRKTLMVLSDGVRAGLILLLAFANSIWTVYICLFMIGMLSAVFVPAKNGKLKELVADTHMKSAMSITSMIDSSTKVLGPLLSGLLVAAFGTKLVFFIDSATFMISALLILALPKGMNNLEEKIDLEEHKKRSFKEEFIEGLTFIKGNYFLLVGMMVLGISLLILQLSDAQIIVLIRELSNVSPDLFGYIVTAAGLGMFFSGLILAKKTDYNPLQLMFIGVCGIGVGFGMMAVLTSVDLSLSTLWGPILGLVAGFAAGLVFIPFQAAVQTDTPVQMTGRVFGVINSVTTTATIIGPLLGGWLATVIGVIPTFIITGSLLILISIIGYTLKSKIERGKIDVSESQQGTQGAATS